From one Magnolia sinica isolate HGM2019 chromosome 18, MsV1, whole genome shotgun sequence genomic stretch:
- the LOC131233350 gene encoding uncharacterized protein LOC131233350, with protein sequence MQSPCMREASQACFHGCCPTPFLGLTEAPHPKTITSAAASRYDFATATASSLFPNTQFTNHESLPSLHEAFSNFTKAYPHYTDTDRADNIRAHEYYHLSLSNRVCLDYVGFGLFSHSQHQSSVASSSNFPPSAPSPSEFSFFNISYKSASLHSQVLYGSQETELESSIRKRIMGFLNISDNDYRMVCTANRASAFKLLAESYPFQSNQRLLTVYDYESEAVSGMIENSRKRGARIMSANFSWPSLRIHSAKLRKMLVSKRKKRKGLFVFPLQSRMTGTRYSYLWMSLAQENGWQVLLDACALGPKDMDTLGLSLFRPDFLICSFFKVFGENPSGFGCLFVKRSSISVLETSTIARSIGIVGIVPAKLSQPPDDDSITDTETQISKLQLQEDVAMTCSFSGRISRQVSNGLIERSSSSERRFERGETSELYETEVNMKQKESLQSEIVELEKTDSVLSGNTDSVKPGTSEAKLDEMDQTAEIECKGLDHADSLGLLLISSRVRFLTNWLVNALTKLRHPNSEKGLPLIRIYGPKVKFDRGPAVAFNVFDWKGEKVEPALVQKLADRNNISLSYGFLHNILFSDKYEDDKEKVLETRTPEVAIGGNRMKEKVASGISVVTAAIGFLANFEDTYRLWAFVAKFLDADFVEKEKWRYMALNQEMIEI encoded by the coding sequence ATGCAATCTCCCTGTATGAGAGAAGCCTCTCAAGCATGCTTTCATGGATGCTGTCCAACTCCTTTCCTGGGTTTAACTGAGGCCCCACATCCCAAGACCATTACCAGCGCTGCCGCCTCTCGCTACGATTTTGCTACTGCCACAGCTTCATCTCTCTTCCCAAACACCCAATTCACCAATCATGAATCTCTACCTTCCTTACATGAAGCCTTCTCCAATTTCACCAAAGCCTATCCACACTACACCGATACCGATCGGGCAGATAACATCAGAGCCCATGAATActaccacctctctctctccaaccGCGTCTGCCTTGATTATGTTGGCTTTGGCCTCTTCTCCCATTCACAACATCAGTCTTCTGTAGCCTCTTCCTCTAATTTTCCTCCTTCAGCTCCTTCCCCATCGgaattctccttcttcaatatCTCCTACAAGTCTGCCAGTCTGCATTCTCAGGTTCTTTATGGAAGCCAAGAAACAGAGTTGGAATCTTCGATCAGGAAAAGAATCATGGGTTTTCTCAATATATCCGACAATGATTACCGGATGGTATGTACTGCCAACCGGGCGTCTGCTTTCAAGCTGCTGGCGGAATCGTATCCGTTCCAATCCAATCAGAGGCTGCTGACGGTTTACGATTACGAAAGCGAGGCGGTCAGTGGAATGATCGAGAATTCCCGTAAGAGGGGAGCAAGAATCATGTCAGCCAACTTCTCGTGGCCTAGTTTGAGAATCCATTCAGCGAAATTGAGGAAGATGCTGGTGAgtaagaggaagaagagaaaggggCTGTTCGTATTCCCACTTCAATCAAGGATGACTGGGACCAGGTATTCTTATCTATGGATGAGCTTGGCACAGGAAAATGGGTGGCAAGTGTTGTTGGATGCCTGTGCATTGGGACCCAAGGACATGGATACTTTGGGCCTCTCCCTTTTCAGGCCGGATTTTCTAATCTGCTCTTTCTTCAAGGTTTTTGGAGAAAACCCATCTGGGTTTGGGTGCCTGTTCGTAAAAAGATCCAGCATTTCAGTCTTGGAAACATCGACAATCGCCAGAAGCATTGGAATTGTGGGTATCGTTCCAGCAAAGCTGTCTCAGCCACCAGATGATGATTCCATTACAGACACagagacccaaatctcaaaactcCAGTTGCAGGAGGATGTAGCAATGACATGCTCATTTTCTGGTCGAATATCTCGTCAGGTGAGTAATGGACTCATTGAGAGATCTTCCTCAAGTGAGAGACGATTTGAACGGGGTGAAACTTCTGAATTATATGAAACAGAAGTTAACATGAAACAAAAGGAATCATTACAGTCCGAAATAGTGGAATTAGAGAAAACTGATTCAGTTCTGTCAGGGAACACAGATTCGGTTAAACCAGGGACCAGCGAAGCCAAACTCGATGAAATGGATCAGACAGCAGAAATCGAGtgcaaaggtttggatcatgcgGATTCTTTGGGACTTCTGCTCATCAGTAGTAGAGTAAGATTTCTGACAAATTGGCTAGTAAACGCATTGACAAAACTGCGGCATCCAAATTCAGAGAAGGGGCTTCCCTTGATCAGAATTTACGGTCCAAAAGTAAAATTCGATAGGGGACCTGCAGTGGCATTCAATGTGTTTGATTGGAAGGGAGAGAAGGTCGAACCAGCACTAGTGCAGAAGCTTGCTGATAGGAACAACATCTCTCTAAGTTATGGCTTCCTACACAACATCTTGTTTTCAGACAAGTATGAAGATGACAAGGAGAAAGTCTTGGAGACGAGGACCCCCGAAGTAGCCATTGGTGGGAATAGAATGAAAGAGAAAGTTGCCTCCGGTATATCAGTGGTAACTGCCGCAATTGGGTTTCTCGCAAATTTTGAAGATACTTACCGGCTTTGGGCTTTTGTAGCCAAGTTCTTGGATGCAGACTTTGTGGAGAAGGAGAAATGGAGATACATGGCTCTTAATCAGGAGATGATCGAAATCTAA